The stretch of DNA TATGAATTCATGGCCCTCATGAAATCCTCGTTCGATCTGGCTTCCTTCAACTTCTCGAGCAGGAGTTCCATTGCCTCTACGACACCCATCGTCTGGAGGACCTTACGGAGGATCCACATCCGGTTGAGTTCCTCCTGCGTGAGCAGGAGCTCCTCCTTCCGCGTGCCTGACCTGAAGATATCGATGGCGGGGAAGACTCGCTTATCCACCAGCCGTCGATCCAGCACCAGCTCGCAATTGCCGGTCCCTTTGAACTCCTCGAAGATGACATCGTCCATCCGGCTGCCGGTATCGATCAGGGCTGTAGCCATGATCGTCAGGCTGCCGCCCTCTTCAATATTCCGCGCCGCCCCGAAGAACCGTTTGGGACGCTGCAACGCATTGCTATCTACGCCGCCGGAGAGCACCTTGCCGCTCGGCGGGACGATGGTGTTGTAGGCTCGTCCCAATCGCGTGATAGAATCCAGCAAGATTACCACATCCCGCTTATGTTCCACTAACCGTTTGGCCTTCTCGATCACCATCTCGGCCACCTGGACGTGACGTGTAGCCGGCTCATCGAAGGTCGAACTGACCACCTCCGCCTTGACAGAGCGCTGGAAGTCCGTCACCTCCTCAGGCCGCTCGTCGATCAGGAGAACGATCAGGATCACCTCAGGGTGATTCTTGGTGATGCTGTTGGCGATCTTTTGCAGGAGGATGGTCTTGCCCGTCCTCGGCGGGGCGACGATCAGCCCACGCTGCCCCTTACCGATCGGCGTGAGGAGATCCATCACACGCATGTTCAGTTCGTCCTGTGTAGTCTCCAGCCGAATCCGCTGATTTGGGAAGAGGGGAGTCAGGTTATCGAAGAGGATCTTTTCCTTGATCAACTCCGGGTTTTCGAAGTTCACCGCCTCGACCTTGAGAAGGGCGAAGTAGCGCTCGCCTTCCTTGGGGGGTCTCACCTGACCCGACACGGTGTCGCCGGTCCTGAGGTCAAAGCGCCGAATCTGCGACGGCGATACGTAAATGTCGTCCGGCCCCGGCAGGTAATTGTAGTCCGGCGCTCGAAGGAAGCCAAACCCATCGGGCAGAACCTCAAGTACACCCTCCGCGAAAATCAGCCCGCTCTTCTCGGTTTGTGCCTCAAGGATCTTAAAGATGAGCTCTTGCTTGCGAAGGCCACTGGCACCCACCACGTTCAGGGTCCTCGCAATGGAGCTTAACTCAGAGATGGTCTTCTCTTTCAACTCTACAATATTCATCGAACCACCCCTGGGAAGCGCCGCAGCAACCTCCTTTACTTCTGACACACTGGACCGTCTGGTCGTTTCAGACGCTGATGGGGCCATCTACGCAAACTCCTCTTCCTTAAGTACAACTGTTGACGATGAATCGACTTCGCGACCTTAACCCGGTACTCGCCTGTCCCTGTGACCAGTCTGCAGTGTGACGCGCGCAAATATTCGGAAGCCGATCACCAGGAATAAGGCCCCTGCCGAACGCATGGGAAATAACGGTCTGAATCGGAAAGCCAGATGAGTTAGATCTTGGGCAGCGTCGGTCTTCCTCACTCCCCGTTATCGCAATTCAGGGCCGACCGACAAACGACACTCTGGAGAAATCATACCCTCAGCGAGATTGTCAACCTAAACCTAGTGGAGCCCATGCGCTTTGTCAAGCCTTTTTTGACCCTGTCTATGGATTGGCTTCCTCCAGATCCGGTTACGCGGCAACGCCCTTGCGCTTCGCTATGCCATCACCTCCATCAGGTTGTCAAGGGAACTTTCACTCTCAGGCTGTCAAACATGCTCGGTATACCAAGAGCAAAAGATTGAAACGCCAAATTCGATAAGCTTTCTTGACTTTTTCTGCCTCCAACTATAATCTACTTTCACAGTACATTCCTAAGCTAGAGGGTGCTTTTGTGGACGCATTACTTCGCAATGCCCTGGATTCTTACGAAACCTACCTCGTCGAGCGCAACCACTCCATGGGTTGCCTGGTGACGATTAGACGCCCGTTCGTGCTTTTCATAAACGACGAGATCGCCGCATCCAGTTACAACTATGCCGATGTTGTGCCGTGGTGTACGATGCCGAGGCGCGAACGCATCGAGGAGGTCATGGCGCACTACCGCGCGCGCGGCCACAGTCCGTACTTCAATTTCACGCTAGAGACGGCGCCGCATGGGCTTGCCCAGGCATTGCAGTCGTCGGGATGCGTGCTTACATCTCACAAGTATGTCATGTTTCAGCGCGAGCCGGTCGACCCGCCCATCCCGGCAGACGTGCGACTGGGCGAGACGGGACCAGAGGACATGCGGGCTGCCGGGCGTATCCTGAGCGTCAGCTTCGGGTCGGGCGAGTCGACGTGGCAAGAGCCGATGTTACGTGCCCGGCTGGTTGCGCATATGCGCGCGGCGCATATGCGTCAGCTCGGCGCATGGGTAGATGGCGTGCTTGCCGCAGCGATACATCTGCATACGCTTGTTGGCGTGGGGCATATCACCGGGATGGCCACCGCTCCGGAGTTTCGCGGGCGCGGTCTGGCCGGCCTGCTCACGGCGTACGCGGCGCGGTGTACCCGCGAAGAAGGCGCCGCGCTCGTCGCGCTCGAGGTGGCCACGCCGGATGCGGAGCGTGTCTACACGCGCATCGGGTTCGGTCGAGCGGCAGAACGAGTCGAATACAGCTCACCAAGCTAAAGGATTGCCTCCGGCCACCCTTTGTGTGAATTTCTTCGGCTATCCGGATTAATCTGATTGCTGAGAGCGTCTCAAAAGACCTTCAGGACCCGCCTCCCTCCCAGGCCACGGGTGTGGGGTTGCCCCAACTCCCCGTACAACACCTGGACCAAGCTCGTCGAGCGCGGACCCTAATGACTTACTCCCTACGCTAAA from Candidatus Methylomirabilota bacterium encodes:
- a CDS encoding GNAT family N-acetyltransferase translates to MDALLRNALDSYETYLVERNHSMGCLVTIRRPFVLFINDEIAASSYNYADVVPWCTMPRRERIEEVMAHYRARGHSPYFNFTLETAPHGLAQALQSSGCVLTSHKYVMFQREPVDPPIPADVRLGETGPEDMRAAGRILSVSFGSGESTWQEPMLRARLVAHMRAAHMRQLGAWVDGVLAAAIHLHTLVGVGHITGMATAPEFRGRGLAGLLTAYAARCTREEGAALVALEVATPDAERVYTRIGFGRAAERVEYSSPS
- the rho gene encoding transcription termination factor Rho, which codes for MNIVELKEKTISELSSIARTLNVVGASGLRKQELIFKILEAQTEKSGLIFAEGVLEVLPDGFGFLRAPDYNYLPGPDDIYVSPSQIRRFDLRTGDTVSGQVRPPKEGERYFALLKVEAVNFENPELIKEKILFDNLTPLFPNQRIRLETTQDELNMRVMDLLTPIGKGQRGLIVAPPRTGKTILLQKIANSITKNHPEVILIVLLIDERPEEVTDFQRSVKAEVVSSTFDEPATRHVQVAEMVIEKAKRLVEHKRDVVILLDSITRLGRAYNTIVPPSGKVLSGGVDSNALQRPKRFFGAARNIEEGGSLTIMATALIDTGSRMDDVIFEEFKGTGNCELVLDRRLVDKRVFPAIDIFRSGTRKEELLLTQEELNRMWILRKVLQTMGVVEAMELLLEKLKEARSNEDFMRAMNS